From a single Larimichthys crocea isolate SSNF chromosome XIII, L_crocea_2.0, whole genome shotgun sequence genomic region:
- the irx1a gene encoding iroquois-class homeodomain protein IRX-1a, with the protein MSFPQLGYPQYLSASQAVYGSERPGVLTPSSRGGSTEIGGSPSATAAAVTSVLGMYANPYAHNYSAFLPYTSADLALFSQMGSQYELKDSPGVHPASFAAHTSPAFYPYGQFQYGDPARPKNATRESTSTLKAWLNEHRKNPYPTKGEKIMLAIITKMTLTQVSTWFANARRRLKKENKVTWGSRSKEDGEENLFGSGDEAEKNEDEEEIDLESIDIDKIDDNDGDQSNEDDDDKSTEGSRDHRGGVGAGGELDSLERRRAFALQAHEAFDKSKSTISVHPGSKENSDGNNNNTRVLSPDRPGSFPLPSNNKPKIWSLAETATSPDSSSQKPTSPCAPAATTHSSAPHHQIQTHPAFLPSHGLYTCQIGKFHNWTNGAFLGQNSLLNVRSFLGVNQHHHHHHHHNHHLSAQQQQQQQQPTSVVVSPVAAAAALSNDSKAPSETHSPKHIDHENGVRSDSPPTQTLKSSFRPIHDR; encoded by the exons ATGTCTTTCCCCCAGCTAGGCTACCCGCAGTACTTAAGTGCCTCCCAGGCGGTGTACGGGAGCGAGAGACCGGGAGTGCTTACGCCTTCGTCCCGGGGAGGGAGCACTGAAATCGGGGGAAGTCCGTCCGCCACCGCAGCTGCGGTCACGTCGGTGTTGGGCATGTACGCCAACCCGTACGCACACAACTACAGCGCTTTCTTACCGTATACCAGCGCGGACTTGGCTCTTTTCTCACAAATG gggTCCCAGTATGAGCTGAAGGACAGTCCTGGTGTCCATCCTGCCAGCTTCGCAGCACACACATCTCCGGCCTTCTATCCATACGGCCAGTTTCAGTACGGGGATCCAGCCAGGCCCAAGAACGCCACCCGGGAGAGCACCAGCACCCTGAAAGCCTGGCTCAATGAGCACAGGAAGAACCCGTATCCGACCAAGGGGGAGAAGATCATGCTTGCCATCATCACCAAAATGACGCTGACGCAAGTCTCAACATGGTTCGCCAACGCCAGGAGGAGGCTCAAGAAGGAGAACAAGGTGACCTGGGGAAGCAGGAGCAAAGAGGACGGGGAGGAGAACTTGTTCGGCAGTGGAGACGAGGCCGAGAAAAacgaagacgaggaggagattGATTTGGAGAGCATAGATATAGACAAAATAGACGACAACGACGGGGATCAAAGCAACGAGGATGATGACGATAAATCAACGGAGGGGAGCAGGGACCACAGGGGCGGTGTCGGTGCGGGGGGAGAGTTGGACAGCTTGGAGAGAAGACGGGCCTTCGCCCTACAGGCCCATGAGGCCTTTGACAAATCTAAGAGCACAATTTCAGTTCACCCAGGGAGTAAGGAGAACTCGgacggcaacaacaacaacacaagagtTTTGTCTCCGGATAGACCCGGGAGCTTTCCTCTCCCTTCTAACAATAAGCCCAAAATTTGGTCTTTAGCAGAAACCGCCACTAGTCCTGATAGTTCATCTCAGAAACCCACATCCCCTTGTGCCCCAGCGGCCACCACTCACTCATCAGCGCCCCACCACCAGATCCAAACCCACCCGGCTTTCCTCCCTAGTCATGGACTGTACACATGCCAGATTGGAAAGTTCCACAACTGGACAAACGGGGCTTTCTTGGGCCAGAACTCCCTGCTGAATGTGAGGTCGTTTCTGGGAGTAAACcagcaccatcaccatcaccatcaccacaaccaccacttgtcggcccagcagcagcagcagcagcagcagccgacGTCAGTGGTAGTGTCGCCGgtagcagctgcagcagcactcaGCAATGACAGCAAGGCCCCGTCAGAGACCCACAGTCCCAAGCACATAG ACCATGAAAACGGTGTAAGGTCTGACTCCCCTCCAACACAGACCCTGAAGTCTTCCTTTCGACCCATCCATGACAGGTGA